Proteins from one Toxotes jaculatrix isolate fToxJac2 chromosome 13, fToxJac2.pri, whole genome shotgun sequence genomic window:
- the si:dkey-206d17.12 gene encoding ribonuclease ZC3H12A produces the protein MGRTKEEEMNADVAVFPSIHPWTKIPTSTCLNLTASDTPAWIFPSPLPVQNSSRPSCEKMYTGEPDPSLDPQYSEAQMDFFHKLGYSTTQVRAVQQKFGPNTDTDKVLGELVRICPTREAVQGVVTTMSVLVPRGDSQAVGPTLQLPVTVSSLQSREENCEDEDALRPIVIDGSNVAMSHGNKEVFSCLGIQLAVNFFLDRGHTEVTVFVPSWRKEQPRPDVPITDQHILRDLERRKILVFTPSRRVAGKRVVCNDDCFIVKLGFESDGIIVSNDMYRDLQGEKPEWKRFIEERLLMYSFVNNKFMPPDDPLGRHGPTLENFLRRFPKTQKKPPCPYGKKCTYGIKCKFHHPERAKQSNRLVADELRENAKHPPTAQKQPSACSSPVPGQSLLLVEDMAKKLTLGHESGSVKKDHRNEHVAQVKTSHRSNKRATSRKEKTGQHSPSDRGSTRDGGSHEQLDSGLGSIDGPPMEAPWSLCDHQYGATYRSCQHAHNSTVRQQYCPPKSAPCSCCSHGPPSQGTAPAFQHHSQHQSIGPVSNHSSDMIPYSPPHFPSYSAYQVSMLAYSQPTDFQHSRVHNHQQQTYWSDPFGGHPPAVLSLPGEHSKWEPPQGTQLSPSREEREVVRKKLLAIFSARLVDTAMDMFPQMMDPQMLVAKILMLQSQNRSLR, from the exons ATGGGCCGCACCAAGGAAGAAGAGATGAATGctgatgttgctgtttttccatCCATTCACCCGTGGACTAAAATCCCCACCTCAACCTGCCTGAACCTCACAGCCTCTGACACTCCTGCATGGATCTTCCCTTCCCCTCTTCCTGTTCAGAACTCCTCCCGTCCTTCTTGTGAGAAAATGTATACCGGTGAACCTGACCCATCCCTGGACCCCCAGTACTCGGAGGCCCAGATGGACTTCTTCCACAAGCTCGGTTACTCCACGACTCAGGTTAGGGCTGTTCAGCAGAAGTTCGGCCCCAACACGGACACAGATAAGGTTCTGGGGGAGCTGGTGAGGATTTGCCCCACTCGGGAAGCCGTGCAGGGGGTGGTTACCACAATGTCGGTGCTGGTGCCCAGAGGGGACAGCCAGGCTGTGGGCCCCACCCTGCAGCTGCCCGTTACTGTATCATCTcttcagagcagagaggagaactGTGAGGATGAAGACGCCCTGAGACCCATCGTTATAGATGGCAGCAACGTGGCCATGAG cCATGGGAACAAGGAAGTTTTCTCGTGTCTGGGAATCCAGTTGGCTGTGAACTTCTTCCTGGACAGAGGCCACACTGAAGTCACTGTGTTTGTTCCCTCATGGAGGAAGGAGCAGCCCCGGCCAGATGTTCCTATCACAG ATCAGCACATTCTGCGAGacctggagaggaggaagatccTGGTGTTCACACCGTCACGGCGCGTCGCGGGCAAACGGGTGGTCTGCAACGACGACTGCTTCATTGTCAAGCTGGGCTTCGAGTCTGACGGCATCATCGTGTCCAACGACATGTACCGGGACCTTCAGGGAGAGAAGCCGGAGTGGAAGCGCTTCATCGAGGAGAGGCTGCTCATGTACTCCTTCGTTAACAACAA GTTTATGCCTCCTGATGATCCTCTGGGCCGCCATGGACCGACCCTGGAGAACTTCCTGCGGAGGTTTCCAAAGACTCAGAAAAAACCGCCGTGCCCGTATG GAAAGAAATGTACATATGGAATCAAGTGTAAATTCCACCATCCTGAGCGAGCCAAACAGTCCAATCGCTTAGTTGCCGATGAGCTTCGGGAGAACGCTAAGCACCCGCCGACTGCTCAGAAACAACCTTCAGCTTGCTCCAGTCCTGTGCCTGGACAGAGCCTCCTGCTGGTGGAGGATATGGCCAAGAAACTGACTCTGGGACATGAGAGTGGGTCTGTAAAGAAAGATCATAGAAATGAACATGTAGCTCAGGTGAAGACGAGTCACCGTTCCAACAAGAGGGCCACATCTAGAAAGGAGAAGACCGGCCAACACTCGCCATCTGATCGCGGCTCAACGCGTGACGGTGGCTCTCATGAGCAGCTGGACTCTGGTTTAGGTTCTATAGATGGTCCGCCAATGGAGGCTCCCTGGAGTCTATGTGATCACCAGTATGGGGCGACATACAGGAGCTGCCAGCATGCGCACAACAGTACTGTACGACAACAGTACTGCCCTCCAAAAAGTGCACcgtgcagctgctgctcacatggTCCTCCCTCTCAGGGTACCGCACCAGCTTTCCAGCACCACAGTCAGCATCAGAGCATCGGGCCAGTCAGCAACCACAGCTCTGATATGATCCCTTATAGTCCGCCCCATTTCCCCAGCTACAGTGCATACCAGGTCAGCATGCTTGCGTACAGTCAGCCGACAGACTTCCAGCACAGCAGAGTCCACAATCACCAGCAGCAGACGTACTGGTCTGATCCGTTCGGGGGTCACCCCCCGGCTGTCCTCAGCCTACCAGGGGAGCACTCAAAGTGGGAGCCGCCTCAGGGTACACAACTGAGTcccagcagggaggagagagaggtcGTCCGGAAGAAGCTTCTCGCTATCTTCAGTGCCCGCTTGGTGGACACGGCCATGGACATGTTTCCTCAGATGATGGATCCACAGATGCTCGTCGCTAAGATCCTCATGCTGCAGAGTCAGAACCGGTCGCTGAGATGA
- the lsm10 gene encoding U7 snRNA-associated Sm-like protein LSm10, with amino-acid sequence MESQGAESLPSGSVPAEVFSSIRERTIAENSMVVLLQGLQGEVTTVDMRNESTARGRVVSVDAFMNIRMEEVLYRDWRGQLTQLQDMFITGRNVRYIHIPDHVDIMKTIQSQLAKIHRVRNFASQGGGRKEYSKKTK; translated from the coding sequence ATGGAGTCACAGGGAGCCGAGTCCCTGCCGTCGGGGTCTGTGCCAGCTGAAGTCTTCAGCTCTATTCGTGAACGTACAATTGCAGAGAACAGCATGGTGGTCCTGCTGCAGGGTCTGCAGGGGGAGGTGACCACGGTGGACATGAGGAACGAGAGCACGGCACGGGGACGCGTGGTCAGCGTGGACGCCTTCATGAACATACGGATGGAGGAGGTGCTGTACCGGGACTGGCGGGGTCAGCTCACCCAGCTGCAGGACATGTTTATCACTGGCAGGAACGTCCGCTACATTCACATCCCAGACCACGTGGACATAATGAAGACCATACAGAGCCAGCTGGCCAAAATCCACAGAGTCCGCAACTTTGCCAGTCAAGGAGGAGGCAGGAAAGAATActccaagaaaacaaaataa
- the oscp1a gene encoding protein OSCP1a isoform X1: MSMRTLPLVFINLGGEMLYILDQRLRAQNTSEDNSEKGVWSENDRKRVMNDIVGTMFSKPFMDELLKPQQLYSHRTLKTVLTRLAHASIMRLNPASMERLYELMVMAFKYQVFLCPRPKDVLLISYNHIDTIREFVKDTPVVVNQVDETHRKIIEVYSTLSEGEFQLLRQTLLIFFQDMHVRVSLFLKNQVQNPNGRFALSTSGPVPHGIDVPGLIRTFDGKGREVRRSEFPTGGSYSSPIREGCFELHGDRVIRLGMNMYNVNHPEETHTSKAPSVKTDDTPNLLAKEELNLLARLMGGMKAENKPKAETGFRINLFTTDQEEEEAGASCGAEESLFGVINIQAMQDEQAATELARIAGQFSEQQEQPENPSGNKGDDLLAMMDDL; encoded by the exons ATGTCTATGAGAACTCTCCCCCTGGTGTTCATTAATCTTGGAGGAGAGATGCTTTACATACTGGACCAACGCCTGCGAGCTCAGAACACGTCTGAGGACAATTCAGAGAAAG gAGTGTGgtcagaaaatgacagaaaaagag TAATGAACGACATCGTTGGGACCATGTTTAGTAAACCCTTTATGGACGAACTTCTCAAACCTCAGCAGCTCTATTCTCACAGGACgctgaaaacagttttaactCGCTTAGCACACGCCTCCATCATGAGGCTGAACCCGGCCAGCATGGAGAGG CTTTACGAGCTGATGGTCATGGCGTTCAAATACCAAGTCTTTCTTTGTCCGCGGCCAAAAGACGTGCTGCTCATCTCGTACAATCACATAGACACCATCAGGGAGTTCGTAAAGGACACTCCTGTGGTTGTGAACCAAGTGGACGAGACACATAGGAAGATCATCGAG GTATACTCAACTTTATCAGAGGGTgaattccagcttctcagacaGACGCTGCTCATATTTTTTCAAGACATGCATGTTCGC GTCTCACTTTTCCTCAAGAATCAAGTCCAGAATCCCAACGGACGATTTGCCCTGTCGACCTCAGGCCCAGTGCCTCATGGGATTGATGTTCCTGGATTGATTAG GACGTTTGACGGTAAGGGCAGAGAAGTGAGACGAAGTGAGTTCCCCACCGGAGGAAGTTACAGCAGCCCCATCAGAGAGGGATGCTTTGAACTGCATGGAGACAGAGTCATCAGACTGGGCATGAACAT GTACAATGTGAACCACccagaggagacacacacatcgAAGGCTCCCTCTGTTAAG ACAGATGACACTCCCAACCTGCTGGCCAAGGAGGAGCTGAACCTTCTGGCTCGTCTGATGGGCGGCATGAAGGCTGAGAACAAGCCCAAAGCTGAAACTGGCTTTCGGATCAACCTGTTTACTACAgatcaagaggaggaggaggc GGGAGCTTCATGTGGAGCTGAGGAGTCCTTGTTTGGAGTGATAAATATTCAAGCGATGCAG GATGAACAGGCTGCGACTGAGCTGGCTCGGATCGCCGGACAGTTTTCAGAACAACAGGAACAGCCTGAAAACCCCAGCGGTAACAAAGGAGACGACCTGCTGGCCATGAtggatgacctctga
- the eva1bb gene encoding eva-1 homolog Bb, whose translation MEPVKRDMELLSNSMATYAHIKANPESFALYFMMGVCFGLLMALCLLVAGIACRTRRNTRPPPSPERRQLKESSEEEEEEEEEESMADEEEAEIPKVTVGPMSDRSSQSNGTLRSVNVFASADELEKARRLEERERIVREIWRNGQPDILVTGTGTIGRVHYH comes from the exons ATGGAGCCTGTTAAGAGAGACATGGAGCTGCTCAGTAACAGCATGGCGACCTACGCCCACATCAAAG CCAATCCCGAGAGCTTTGCCCTCTACTTCATGATGGGCGTCTGTTTTGGTCTGCTCATGGCCCTCTGCCTCCTGGTGGCCGGCATCGCCTGCAGGACTCGCCGCAACACCAGACCCCCTCCATCCCCCGAGAGGAGACAGCTGAAGGAGTccagcgaggaggaggaggaggaagaggaggaggagagcatgGCGGacgaagaggaggcagagatcCCCAAAGTGACAGTAGGGCCCATGAGTGATCGCAGCAGCCAGTCTAACGGTACTCTGAGGAGTGTGAATGTGTTCGCGTCAGCTGACGAGCTGGAGAAGGCGAGACGTCTGGAGGAGAGGGAACGAATCGTCAGGGAGATCTGGAGAAACGGGCAGCCGGACATCCTGGTCACAGGGACGGGGACTATTGGACGAGTGCATTACCACTAA
- the oscp1a gene encoding protein OSCP1a isoform X3 encodes MSMRTLPLVFINLGGEMLYILDQRLRAQNTSEDNSEKGVWSENDRKRVMNDIVGTMFSKPFMDELLKPQQLYSHRTLKTVLTRLAHASIMRLNPASMERLYELMVMAFKYQVFLCPRPKDVLLISYNHIDTIREFVKDTPVVVNQVDETHRKIIEVYSTLSEGEFQLLRQTLLIFFQDMHVRVSLFLKNQVQNPNGRFALSTSGPVPHGIDVPGLIRTFDGKGREVRRSEFPTGGSYSSPIREGCFELHGDRVIRLGMNMYNVNHPEETHTSKAPSVKVTDDTPNLLAKEELNLLARLMGGMKAENKPKAETGFRINLFTTDQEEEEAGASCGAEESLFGVINIQAMQDEQAATELARIAGQFSEQQEQPENPSGNKGDDLLAMMDDL; translated from the exons ATGTCTATGAGAACTCTCCCCCTGGTGTTCATTAATCTTGGAGGAGAGATGCTTTACATACTGGACCAACGCCTGCGAGCTCAGAACACGTCTGAGGACAATTCAGAGAAAG gAGTGTGgtcagaaaatgacagaaaaagag TAATGAACGACATCGTTGGGACCATGTTTAGTAAACCCTTTATGGACGAACTTCTCAAACCTCAGCAGCTCTATTCTCACAGGACgctgaaaacagttttaactCGCTTAGCACACGCCTCCATCATGAGGCTGAACCCGGCCAGCATGGAGAGG CTTTACGAGCTGATGGTCATGGCGTTCAAATACCAAGTCTTTCTTTGTCCGCGGCCAAAAGACGTGCTGCTCATCTCGTACAATCACATAGACACCATCAGGGAGTTCGTAAAGGACACTCCTGTGGTTGTGAACCAAGTGGACGAGACACATAGGAAGATCATCGAG GTATACTCAACTTTATCAGAGGGTgaattccagcttctcagacaGACGCTGCTCATATTTTTTCAAGACATGCATGTTCGC GTCTCACTTTTCCTCAAGAATCAAGTCCAGAATCCCAACGGACGATTTGCCCTGTCGACCTCAGGCCCAGTGCCTCATGGGATTGATGTTCCTGGATTGATTAG GACGTTTGACGGTAAGGGCAGAGAAGTGAGACGAAGTGAGTTCCCCACCGGAGGAAGTTACAGCAGCCCCATCAGAGAGGGATGCTTTGAACTGCATGGAGACAGAGTCATCAGACTGGGCATGAACAT GTACAATGTGAACCACccagaggagacacacacatcgAAGGCTCCCTCTGTTAAGGTA ACAGATGACACTCCCAACCTGCTGGCCAAGGAGGAGCTGAACCTTCTGGCTCGTCTGATGGGCGGCATGAAGGCTGAGAACAAGCCCAAAGCTGAAACTGGCTTTCGGATCAACCTGTTTACTACAgatcaagaggaggaggaggc GGGAGCTTCATGTGGAGCTGAGGAGTCCTTGTTTGGAGTGATAAATATTCAAGCGATGCAG GATGAACAGGCTGCGACTGAGCTGGCTCGGATCGCCGGACAGTTTTCAGAACAACAGGAACAGCCTGAAAACCCCAGCGGTAACAAAGGAGACGACCTGCTGGCCATGAtggatgacctctga
- the oscp1a gene encoding protein OSCP1a isoform X2, with product MSMRTLPLVFINLGGEMLYILDQRLRAQNTSEDNSEKVMNDIVGTMFSKPFMDELLKPQQLYSHRTLKTVLTRLAHASIMRLNPASMERLYELMVMAFKYQVFLCPRPKDVLLISYNHIDTIREFVKDTPVVVNQVDETHRKIIEVYSTLSEGEFQLLRQTLLIFFQDMHVRVSLFLKNQVQNPNGRFALSTSGPVPHGIDVPGLIRTFDGKGREVRRSEFPTGGSYSSPIREGCFELHGDRVIRLGMNMYNVNHPEETHTSKAPSVKTDDTPNLLAKEELNLLARLMGGMKAENKPKAETGFRINLFTTDQEEEEAGASCGAEESLFGVINIQAMQDEQAATELARIAGQFSEQQEQPENPSGNKGDDLLAMMDDL from the exons ATGTCTATGAGAACTCTCCCCCTGGTGTTCATTAATCTTGGAGGAGAGATGCTTTACATACTGGACCAACGCCTGCGAGCTCAGAACACGTCTGAGGACAATTCAGAGAAAG TAATGAACGACATCGTTGGGACCATGTTTAGTAAACCCTTTATGGACGAACTTCTCAAACCTCAGCAGCTCTATTCTCACAGGACgctgaaaacagttttaactCGCTTAGCACACGCCTCCATCATGAGGCTGAACCCGGCCAGCATGGAGAGG CTTTACGAGCTGATGGTCATGGCGTTCAAATACCAAGTCTTTCTTTGTCCGCGGCCAAAAGACGTGCTGCTCATCTCGTACAATCACATAGACACCATCAGGGAGTTCGTAAAGGACACTCCTGTGGTTGTGAACCAAGTGGACGAGACACATAGGAAGATCATCGAG GTATACTCAACTTTATCAGAGGGTgaattccagcttctcagacaGACGCTGCTCATATTTTTTCAAGACATGCATGTTCGC GTCTCACTTTTCCTCAAGAATCAAGTCCAGAATCCCAACGGACGATTTGCCCTGTCGACCTCAGGCCCAGTGCCTCATGGGATTGATGTTCCTGGATTGATTAG GACGTTTGACGGTAAGGGCAGAGAAGTGAGACGAAGTGAGTTCCCCACCGGAGGAAGTTACAGCAGCCCCATCAGAGAGGGATGCTTTGAACTGCATGGAGACAGAGTCATCAGACTGGGCATGAACAT GTACAATGTGAACCACccagaggagacacacacatcgAAGGCTCCCTCTGTTAAG ACAGATGACACTCCCAACCTGCTGGCCAAGGAGGAGCTGAACCTTCTGGCTCGTCTGATGGGCGGCATGAAGGCTGAGAACAAGCCCAAAGCTGAAACTGGCTTTCGGATCAACCTGTTTACTACAgatcaagaggaggaggaggc GGGAGCTTCATGTGGAGCTGAGGAGTCCTTGTTTGGAGTGATAAATATTCAAGCGATGCAG GATGAACAGGCTGCGACTGAGCTGGCTCGGATCGCCGGACAGTTTTCAGAACAACAGGAACAGCCTGAAAACCCCAGCGGTAACAAAGGAGACGACCTGCTGGCCATGAtggatgacctctga
- the oscp1a gene encoding protein OSCP1a isoform X4 — translation MSMRTLPLVFINLGGEMLYILDQRLRAQNTSEDNSEKVMNDIVGTMFSKPFMDELLKPQQLYSHRTLKTVLTRLAHASIMRLNPASMERLYELMVMAFKYQVFLCPRPKDVLLISYNHIDTIREFVKDTPVVVNQVDETHRKIIEVYSTLSEGEFQLLRQTLLIFFQDMHVRVSLFLKNQVQNPNGRFALSTSGPVPHGIDVPGLIRTFDGKGREVRRSEFPTGGSYSSPIREGCFELHGDRVIRLGMNMYNVNHPEETHTSKAPSVKVTDDTPNLLAKEELNLLARLMGGMKAENKPKAETGFRINLFTTDQEEEEAGASCGAEESLFGVINIQAMQDEQAATELARIAGQFSEQQEQPENPSGNKGDDLLAMMDDL, via the exons ATGTCTATGAGAACTCTCCCCCTGGTGTTCATTAATCTTGGAGGAGAGATGCTTTACATACTGGACCAACGCCTGCGAGCTCAGAACACGTCTGAGGACAATTCAGAGAAAG TAATGAACGACATCGTTGGGACCATGTTTAGTAAACCCTTTATGGACGAACTTCTCAAACCTCAGCAGCTCTATTCTCACAGGACgctgaaaacagttttaactCGCTTAGCACACGCCTCCATCATGAGGCTGAACCCGGCCAGCATGGAGAGG CTTTACGAGCTGATGGTCATGGCGTTCAAATACCAAGTCTTTCTTTGTCCGCGGCCAAAAGACGTGCTGCTCATCTCGTACAATCACATAGACACCATCAGGGAGTTCGTAAAGGACACTCCTGTGGTTGTGAACCAAGTGGACGAGACACATAGGAAGATCATCGAG GTATACTCAACTTTATCAGAGGGTgaattccagcttctcagacaGACGCTGCTCATATTTTTTCAAGACATGCATGTTCGC GTCTCACTTTTCCTCAAGAATCAAGTCCAGAATCCCAACGGACGATTTGCCCTGTCGACCTCAGGCCCAGTGCCTCATGGGATTGATGTTCCTGGATTGATTAG GACGTTTGACGGTAAGGGCAGAGAAGTGAGACGAAGTGAGTTCCCCACCGGAGGAAGTTACAGCAGCCCCATCAGAGAGGGATGCTTTGAACTGCATGGAGACAGAGTCATCAGACTGGGCATGAACAT GTACAATGTGAACCACccagaggagacacacacatcgAAGGCTCCCTCTGTTAAGGTA ACAGATGACACTCCCAACCTGCTGGCCAAGGAGGAGCTGAACCTTCTGGCTCGTCTGATGGGCGGCATGAAGGCTGAGAACAAGCCCAAAGCTGAAACTGGCTTTCGGATCAACCTGTTTACTACAgatcaagaggaggaggaggc GGGAGCTTCATGTGGAGCTGAGGAGTCCTTGTTTGGAGTGATAAATATTCAAGCGATGCAG GATGAACAGGCTGCGACTGAGCTGGCTCGGATCGCCGGACAGTTTTCAGAACAACAGGAACAGCCTGAAAACCCCAGCGGTAACAAAGGAGACGACCTGCTGGCCATGAtggatgacctctga